A stretch of the Lolium perenne isolate Kyuss_39 chromosome 3, Kyuss_2.0, whole genome shotgun sequence genome encodes the following:
- the LOC127344224 gene encoding protein NRT1/ PTR FAMILY 5.10, whose protein sequence is MPHRSLLDSPHFEDTAMGDTVAGAVNYRGQPASRAATGGWKSSIFVMAMEIAERFAYKGVAANLITYLTGPLGQPMASAAASIDAWKGVSQMLPLPVACVADAWLGRYRAIILASIIFVLSMGTLSLSSAFHIFRSGGHVAVFYVALYLVALGEGAHKPCAQAFAADQFDEKDPKENVARSSFFNWWYFGMCAGTAVTTMVSSYVQDNVGWGLGFGIPCIVIAVSLALFLIGTPTYRYYTTKEPSPVARVGKAFLVLIKSWRSKHRTNPASGKVEGKENSDDLVEEVKSVFRLLPIWASCIIYAIIFSQTSTFFTKQAATMDRRIGPKFKVPPAALQTFISVSIVVFIPVYDRLFVPLARRYTGRPTGITMLQRVGAGLCLSLVAVVLSALVEMKRLQVARDAGLVNSPKAQLPMTLWWMVPQYVLIGVSDVFAMIGLQEFFYDQVPDAVRSLGLALFLSIFGVGHLLSSFLISVIDRATAKRGASWFSNNLNRAHLDYFYWLLAGLCVLELLAFFFFSRAYVYKKKGGDGEGNADYRGGDADAALV, encoded by the exons ATGCCTCACCGGAGCCTGCTTGACTCCCCCCACTTCGAGGACACTGCCATGGGGGACACCGTCGCTGGCGCCGTCAACTACCGCGGCCAGCCCGCCTCCCGTGCCGCCACCGGCGGCTGGAAATCATCGATCTTCGTAATGG CAATGGAGATTGCGGAGAGGTTCGCGTACAAGGGCGTGGCGGCGAACCTGATCACGTACCTGACGGGGCCGCTGGGGCAGCCCATGGCGAGCGCGGCGGCGTCCAtcgacgcgtggaagggcgtctCGCAGATGCTGCCGCTGCCGGTGGCATGCGTCGCCGACGCCTGGCTCGGGCGCTACCGGGCCATCATCCTCGCCTCAATCATCTTCGTCCTG AGCATGGGCACGCTGTCGCTATCGTCGGCGTTCCACATCTTCCGGTCCGGCGGGCACGTGGCCGTCTTCTACGTGGCGCTGTACCTGGTGGCGCTGGGCGAGGGCGCGCACAAGCCGTGCGCGCAGGCCTTCGCGGCGGACCAGTTCGACGAGAAGGACCCCAAGGAGAACGTCGCGCGGAGCTCATTCTTCAACTGGTGGTACTTCGGCATGTGCGCCGGCACCGCCGTCACCACCATGGTCTCCAGCTACGTCCAGGACAACGTCGGCTGGGGCCTCGGCTTTGGCATCCCCTGCATCGTCATCGCCGTCTCCCTCGCCCTCTTCCTCATCGGCACTCCGACGTACCGCTACTACACCACCAAGGAGCCCAGCCCCGTCGCCCGCGTCGGCAAGGCCTTCTTGGTGCTCATCAAGAGCTGGAGATCCAAACACCGCACCAA CCCGGCGAGCGGCAAAGTGGAGGGCAAGGAGAACTCCGACGACCTCGTCGAGGAAGTGAAGAGCGTCTTCCGCCTGCTCCCGATCTGGGCGTCCTGCATTATCTACGCCATCATCTTCTCCCAGACGTCCACCTTCTTCACCAAGCAGGCGGCGACCATGGACCGGCGGATCGGGCCGAAATTCAAGGTGCCGCCCGCGGCGCTGCAGACCTTCATCAGCGTCAGCATCGTGGTCTTCATCCCGGTCTACGACCGCCTCTTCGTGCCGCTGGCCCGGCGATACACGGGGCGGCCCACGGGAATCACCATGCTGCAGAGGGTCGGTGCCGGGCTCTGCCTGTCCCTCGTCGCCGTCGTGCTCTCCGCCCTCGTGGAGATGAAGCGGCTCCAGGTGGCGAGGGACGCCGGCCTGGTGAACTCCCCGAAGGCGCAGCTGCCGATGACGCTGTGGTGGATGGTGCCGCAGTACGTCCTCATCGGCGTCTCCGACGTCTTCGCCATGATCGGCCTGCAGGAGTTCTTCTACGACCAGGTGCCAGACGCGGTGCGGAGCCTCGGCCTCGCGCTCTTCCTCAGCATCTTCGGCGTCGGCCACCTCCTCAGCAGCTTCCTCATCTCTGTCATCGACAGGGCCACGGCCAAGCGCGGGGCCAGCTGGTTCTCCAATAACTTGAACCGCGCGCACCTCGACTACTTCTACTGGCTGCTCGCCGGACTGTGCGTCCTGGAGCTGCTCGcattcttcttcttctcgcggGCTTATGTATACAAGAAAAAGGGCGGCGATGGTGAGGGCAATGCTGATTACAGGGGAGGTGACGCCGATGCAGCATTGGTGTAA